The following coding sequences are from one Thermostaphylospora chromogena window:
- a CDS encoding DMT family transporter translates to MGGWLTLLLAGLVEVAWSQSIKPTQNFTRPVPTAICLVLMAAAVWLLSRAMNTVPVGTAYAVFTGIGAVGAITLGIVLNDDPVTPGRMAALALIVGGVVLARITA, encoded by the coding sequence ATGGGCGGCTGGCTGACGCTGCTGCTCGCCGGGCTGGTCGAAGTCGCCTGGTCGCAGAGCATCAAACCGACGCAGAACTTCACCCGACCGGTGCCCACCGCGATCTGCCTCGTGCTGATGGCCGCCGCCGTGTGGCTGCTGTCGCGGGCGATGAACACGGTGCCGGTCGGCACCGCCTACGCCGTCTTCACCGGCATCGGCGCGGTGGGCGCGATCACGCTGGGGATCGTGCTCAACGACGACCCCGTCACGCCGGGCAGGATGGCCGCGCTGGCTCTGATCGTCGGCGGGGTAGTGTTGGCTCGGATCACCGCTTAG
- a CDS encoding sulfatase, with amino-acid sequence MVTILACLPVMFALAAPVEATALTPAAFLRIPVEAVLGAAVLLVLPSRARRTAATGIGVVLGLLAIVKLFDLGFFAVLARPFSPVYDWTFFAAAAEFLDETAGRAGTVAAVAAVALLAVGVVVLMTRSVLRLVRVAARHRGRASGVIAVSGAVWVVCAVSGTQIVPGVPVAGVAYDRLLHVEADLYDDEAFAAEAAADAFRDTPGEDLLTALRGKDVVFVFVESYGRDAIENPEYAPHVGAVLTDGERRLREAGFSARSGFLTSPTAGGGSWLAHATLLSGLWIDNQQRYATLVAGDRLTLNGAFRRAGWRTVGVMPGVTRAWPEGEFYGYDRVYAARDLGYRGPGFSWGTIPDQYTLAAFERFERAGPASRDGAVAESRTGGAEPGAAAAGRGSGKDGSRGEGRRPPVMAEIPLVSSHAPWVPIPELIDWGDVGDGSVFRRMAGTGPTAEEVWGDFGRVRVQYRRAVEYSLRALFSYVERYGDDDLVLVFLGDHQPAPLITGIGASRDVPITIVTRDRAVLDRISGWGWHEGVRPGADAPVWPMDAFRDRFLTAFGPQPVPS; translated from the coding sequence GTGGTCACGATCCTGGCCTGCCTGCCGGTGATGTTCGCCCTCGCCGCGCCGGTCGAGGCGACCGCCCTCACCCCGGCCGCGTTCCTGCGCATCCCGGTGGAGGCGGTGCTCGGCGCCGCCGTCCTCCTCGTCCTGCCGTCACGCGCTCGGCGGACGGCGGCGACGGGGATCGGGGTCGTCCTCGGCCTGCTCGCCATCGTGAAACTCTTCGACCTGGGGTTCTTCGCCGTCCTCGCCCGGCCGTTCAGCCCGGTGTACGACTGGACGTTCTTCGCCGCCGCCGCGGAGTTCCTGGACGAGACGGCCGGCAGGGCGGGCACGGTCGCCGCCGTGGCGGCCGTGGCGCTGCTGGCCGTCGGCGTGGTCGTCCTCATGACGCGCTCGGTGCTGCGGCTGGTCCGCGTCGCGGCCCGGCACCGCGGGAGGGCGTCCGGCGTGATCGCGGTGTCCGGCGCGGTGTGGGTGGTGTGCGCCGTATCGGGGACGCAGATCGTGCCGGGCGTGCCGGTCGCCGGGGTCGCCTACGACCGCCTGCTCCACGTCGAGGCCGACCTGTACGACGACGAGGCGTTCGCCGCCGAGGCCGCCGCCGACGCCTTCCGCGACACGCCCGGGGAGGACCTGCTGACCGCCCTGCGCGGCAAGGACGTCGTGTTCGTCTTCGTGGAGAGCTACGGTCGCGACGCGATCGAGAACCCCGAGTACGCGCCGCACGTCGGCGCGGTGCTCACCGACGGGGAGCGGCGGCTGCGGGAGGCGGGGTTCTCCGCCCGCAGCGGCTTCCTCACCTCGCCCACGGCCGGAGGCGGAAGCTGGCTGGCGCACGCCACGCTGCTGTCCGGCCTGTGGATCGACAACCAGCAGCGGTACGCGACCCTGGTCGCGGGGGACCGGCTCACCCTCAACGGCGCGTTCCGGCGCGCGGGCTGGCGTACGGTCGGCGTCATGCCGGGCGTCACCCGGGCGTGGCCGGAAGGGGAGTTCTACGGGTACGACAGGGTCTACGCCGCGCGTGACCTCGGGTACCGGGGCCCGGGTTTCTCCTGGGGCACCATCCCCGACCAGTACACCCTGGCGGCCTTCGAGCGTTTCGAGCGGGCCGGACCCGCCTCGCGGGACGGCGCGGTCGCCGAGTCGCGGACCGGGGGAGCAGAGCCGGGGGCCGCGGCCGCCGGGCGGGGGAGCGGGAAGGACGGTTCGAGGGGCGAGGGGAGGCGGCCGCCGGTGATGGCGGAGATCCCCCTGGTCTCCAGCCACGCGCCGTGGGTGCCCATCCCGGAGCTGATCGACTGGGGCGACGTCGGGGACGGCTCGGTCTTCCGGCGGATGGCCGGGACCGGTCCCACGGCCGAGGAGGTGTGGGGCGACTTCGGCCGGGTGCGCGTCCAGTACCGCCGGGCCGTGGAGTACTCGCTGCGCGCCCTCTTCTCCTACGTGGAGCGGTACGGCGACGACGACCTCGTGCTCGTCTTCCTCGGCGACCACCAGCCCGCACCGTTGATCACCGGTATCGGCGCGAGCCGGGACGTGCCGATCACGATCGTCACCCGCGATCGCGCCGTCCTGGACCGGATCTCCGGCTGGGGCTGGCACGAGGGCGTCAGACCCGGCGCGGACGCCCCGGTCTGGCCGATGGACGCCTTCCGCGACCGCTTCCTCACCGCTTTCGGACCGCAACCCGTCCCGTCGTGA
- a CDS encoding DUF418 domain-containing protein, producing MSAPARSQAAPIGTTAPTARALAPDLARGVMLLAIAFAHAPLFVIDVERGAPAANAAFEVFHLLFIGNHARPMFAFLFGYGLVQMLNQRTRRGEEWPSVRKMLRRRGWWLIAFGFAHVALLMHLDILAAYGVSALLLVGLLRAKDSTLLWAVGLTLAPSTLVSALGLLGPVQDGVSTFTAGSLAAGTRGAGEMFVGRIASWPVVLIVEVIVLTPAVIFGMWAARRRILEEPERNRGFLSRMALVTLVVSMLGGLPVALIQIDAWSAPVGAMVAAAVAQPFTGYAGGIGMACLVGLAAIRLGRRQGPLTTAVAALGQRSMTMYLAQSVAFIVAFYPWALDLQDDLGLAGAGVVAVVTWLLSVLAADLMRRAGYRGPAENLLRRLVYRRSNAPARRGAAPAG from the coding sequence ATGAGCGCGCCGGCACGGTCCCAGGCCGCGCCGATCGGCACGACGGCCCCCACGGCGCGGGCCCTCGCCCCGGACCTGGCGCGGGGGGTCATGCTGCTGGCCATCGCGTTCGCGCACGCGCCGCTGTTCGTGATCGACGTGGAGCGCGGCGCTCCCGCGGCCAACGCCGCCTTCGAGGTGTTCCACCTGTTGTTCATCGGCAACCACGCGCGGCCGATGTTCGCCTTCCTGTTCGGCTACGGGCTGGTGCAGATGCTGAACCAGCGGACGCGCCGGGGCGAGGAGTGGCCGAGTGTGCGCAAGATGCTGCGCCGCAGGGGTTGGTGGCTGATCGCCTTCGGGTTCGCGCACGTGGCGCTGCTGATGCACCTGGACATCCTCGCCGCGTACGGCGTCAGCGCCCTGCTGCTCGTCGGCCTGCTGCGTGCCAAGGACTCGACCCTGCTGTGGGCCGTCGGGCTCACCCTGGCGCCTTCCACGCTGGTGAGTGCTCTGGGACTGCTGGGCCCGGTGCAGGACGGCGTGTCCACCTTCACCGCGGGAAGCCTCGCCGCGGGGACGCGGGGAGCGGGGGAGATGTTCGTGGGGCGGATCGCGTCGTGGCCGGTCGTCCTGATCGTGGAGGTCATCGTGCTCACCCCGGCTGTGATCTTCGGGATGTGGGCGGCGCGGCGGCGCATCCTGGAGGAGCCCGAGCGTAATCGCGGCTTCCTGTCCCGCATGGCGCTGGTCACGCTGGTGGTGTCCATGCTCGGCGGTCTCCCCGTCGCCCTGATCCAGATCGATGCGTGGTCCGCGCCGGTGGGCGCGATGGTGGCCGCGGCGGTCGCGCAGCCGTTCACCGGATACGCGGGCGGTATCGGCATGGCCTGCCTCGTCGGGTTGGCCGCGATCCGGCTCGGCCGGCGGCAGGGCCCCCTGACCACCGCCGTCGCCGCGCTCGGGCAGCGCTCGATGACCATGTACCTGGCGCAGTCGGTGGCGTTCATCGTGGCGTTCTACCCGTGGGCGCTCGACCTCCAGGACGACCTGGGGCTCGCGGGCGCCGGCGTGGTGGCGGTGGTGACGTGGCTGCTGTCGGTGCTCGCCGCCGATCTCATGCGGCGGGCCGGGTACCGCGGCCCCGCGGAGAACCTGCTGCGCCGTCTCGTCTACCGTCGCTCGAACGCTCCCGCGCGAAGGGGCGCGGCGCCCGCCGGGTGA
- a CDS encoding FMN-dependent NADH-azoreductase → MLLHLDASARRDSISRRLSQSYAQTWRAAHPEKPYVYRDLAADPVPHIDEAWTELCDYVLEHQITDISRYREAVRTPAQERAWAVVEPLLEEVVAAEVVLIGTPMYNYSIPSSLKAWIDQITFPKMSLKGRSFVIVSARGGAYGPGTPRESVDHQERYLRDFLSGHFAVDDVTFFHAELANARLDPALAHLRLAHEESLATALRGVSEWAAG, encoded by the coding sequence ATGCTGCTGCACCTCGATGCCAGCGCGCGTCGCGACTCCATCTCCCGGCGGCTCTCCCAGAGCTACGCGCAGACCTGGCGCGCCGCCCACCCGGAGAAGCCGTACGTCTACCGCGACCTGGCCGCGGACCCCGTCCCGCACATCGATGAGGCCTGGACGGAACTGTGCGACTACGTTCTGGAACACCAGATCACCGACATCTCCCGCTACCGGGAGGCGGTGCGCACGCCCGCGCAGGAGAGGGCCTGGGCCGTGGTCGAGCCACTGCTGGAGGAGGTGGTGGCCGCCGAAGTCGTGCTGATCGGCACACCGATGTACAACTACTCGATCCCCTCCTCGCTCAAGGCGTGGATCGACCAGATCACCTTTCCCAAGATGTCGCTCAAGGGCCGCTCCTTCGTGATCGTCAGCGCCAGAGGCGGCGCCTACGGGCCGGGCACACCGCGCGAGTCCGTGGACCACCAGGAGCGCTACCTGCGCGACTTCCTCAGCGGCCACTTCGCCGTCGACGACGTGACCTTCTTCCACGCCGAGCTGGCCAACGCCCGCCTCGACCCCGCGCTCGCCCACCTGCGCCTGGCGCACGAGGAGTCGCTGGCCACCGCGCTGAGGGGGGTGTCGGAATGGGCGGCTGGCTGA
- a CDS encoding type 1 glutamine amidotransferase domain-containing protein — MSKRVLIALTSHGDLGGVRPTGFYVPEAAHPWRVFRAAGLDVEVASVRGGEPPRDGYDPDDAVQREFLDAFDLTRTPVLKDLDSARYAAVLYAGGHGAMWDFPHDPGVARIGREVYENGGVVAAVCHGPAALVGMTLTDGTHLVAGKRVAAFTNAEEKAVGLAETVPFSLADALTERGAIHEPGPDFQPQVIVDGRLVTGQNPASSVPLAEKVVELLR; from the coding sequence ATGAGCAAGCGTGTTCTGATCGCCCTGACCAGCCACGGCGACCTGGGCGGGGTCCGCCCGACCGGGTTCTACGTGCCCGAGGCCGCCCACCCCTGGCGGGTCTTCCGCGCCGCGGGGCTGGACGTCGAGGTCGCCAGCGTGCGCGGAGGGGAACCGCCGCGCGACGGATACGACCCCGACGACGCGGTGCAGCGGGAGTTCCTGGACGCCTTCGACCTGACCCGCACCCCCGTGCTGAAAGACCTGGACTCGGCGCGGTACGCCGCCGTGCTCTACGCGGGCGGGCACGGCGCGATGTGGGACTTCCCGCACGACCCCGGTGTCGCCCGGATCGGTCGGGAGGTGTACGAGAACGGGGGAGTGGTGGCCGCCGTCTGCCACGGTCCGGCCGCGCTGGTCGGCATGACCCTCACCGACGGCACCCACCTGGTGGCGGGCAAACGGGTCGCCGCCTTCACCAACGCCGAGGAGAAGGCCGTCGGCCTGGCGGAGACTGTGCCGTTCTCGCTGGCGGACGCGCTGACCGAGCGCGGCGCGATCCACGAGCCCGGACCGGACTTCCAGCCGCAGGTGATCGTCGACGGCCGGCTCGTCACCGGCCAGAACCCGGCCAGCTCCGTTCCCCTCGCCGAGAAGGTCGTCGAGCTCCTCCGCTGA
- a CDS encoding OmpA family protein has product MVGYYGVEPFTIEVKAVERHRDLTALKLELTTTKDYAGGEFGHDGLPLQSSSFSRFRLLDPVGGKVYFALRENTADGKAFGTRHERSNHPASFRAGVRYPVEVYFPPLPAEVEQVSIVPDLPIAPFTGVPVTEATAPLTAKQGDEATDPEPGSQYQWPVVLPEGEIWSSVVDVNELIETPQKETTKAGDQETVALRADVLFRFDKADLSDKATAVLDEVVAETRERADPAKPPILIEGHTDSKGDDSYNHKLSLKRAEAVHRYLAGRLGDAYVYKVTGKGESEPIADNEKPDGSDNPEGRARNRRVEISYRIKEQLPGATTTQGPSADEVRGSVHPPASFRSDAGPVVGSLNWARHNDRLRVDFHPFYRDGAYLVAVFDVVVESSQTFVPVPKPFSSGTHPFSVNSDYSSFILVDPATKVRYHPLKMNTEFVENFVPALKGGEVSRSYVYYPAPADTVKSITLEAEGLGTVAIPIH; this is encoded by the coding sequence ATGGTCGGGTACTACGGTGTGGAGCCGTTCACGATCGAGGTGAAGGCGGTCGAACGGCACCGCGACCTCACCGCCCTGAAGCTGGAGCTCACGACCACGAAGGACTACGCCGGCGGGGAGTTCGGGCATGACGGGCTTCCCCTGCAGAGCAGCAGCTTCAGCAGGTTCCGGCTGCTGGACCCGGTCGGCGGGAAGGTCTACTTCGCCCTTCGCGAGAACACCGCGGACGGTAAGGCGTTCGGCACCCGCCACGAGAGGAGCAACCATCCCGCTTCGTTCCGGGCCGGCGTGCGCTACCCCGTCGAGGTGTACTTCCCGCCGCTGCCGGCGGAGGTCGAGCAGGTCTCGATCGTGCCCGACCTGCCCATCGCGCCGTTCACCGGTGTCCCGGTCACCGAGGCGACCGCTCCGCTCACCGCCAAGCAGGGCGACGAGGCGACCGATCCCGAACCGGGCTCGCAGTACCAGTGGCCCGTGGTGCTGCCCGAGGGCGAGATCTGGTCGTCGGTCGTCGATGTGAACGAGCTGATCGAGACGCCGCAGAAGGAGACCACCAAGGCGGGGGATCAGGAGACGGTCGCGCTCCGCGCCGACGTGCTGTTCCGTTTCGACAAGGCGGACCTGTCGGACAAGGCCACCGCCGTACTCGACGAGGTCGTGGCGGAGACCCGCGAGCGGGCCGATCCCGCCAAGCCGCCGATCCTGATCGAAGGGCACACCGACAGCAAAGGGGACGACTCCTACAACCACAAGCTCTCCCTCAAACGGGCCGAGGCCGTCCACCGCTACCTCGCGGGCAGGCTCGGCGACGCCTACGTCTACAAGGTCACCGGCAAGGGCGAAAGCGAGCCGATCGCCGACAACGAGAAGCCGGACGGCAGCGACAACCCCGAGGGGCGCGCCCGCAACCGGAGGGTGGAGATCTCCTATCGGATCAAGGAACAGCTGCCGGGCGCCACCACGACCCAGGGGCCCTCGGCGGACGAGGTCAGGGGGTCGGTGCATCCGCCCGCCTCCTTCCGGTCCGACGCCGGTCCGGTGGTCGGGTCGCTGAACTGGGCGAGGCACAACGATCGGCTGCGGGTGGACTTCCACCCCTTCTACCGGGACGGCGCGTATCTGGTCGCGGTGTTCGACGTCGTCGTGGAGAGCTCGCAGACGTTCGTCCCGGTGCCGAAGCCGTTCAGCTCGGGAACGCACCCGTTCTCCGTGAACTCCGACTACAGCTCCTTCATCCTCGTCGACCCGGCGACGAAGGTGAGGTACCACCCGCTGAAGATGAACACCGAGTTCGTGGAGAACTTCGTGCCCGCTCTCAAAGGGGGAGAGGTCAGCAGGTCCTACGTCTACTATCCGGCGCCCGCCGACACGGTGAAGTCGATCACGCTGGAGGCGGAGGGGCTGGGCACGGTCGCCATCCCGATCCACTGA
- a CDS encoding LysR family transcriptional regulator translates to MRFSLDLLRTFLAVHRTGSITAAAHTLGLSQPAVTAQIKALEAALDRPLFDRLPRGVAPTAAADELARRIAGAVDALEAVAAEELPTGSTVHLGGPAEFLSTQVIPMLAPLVREGLRLRVTFGLSDDLLAALAEGRLDLVISTIRPRVRGVTAEPVFDEEFVLVASPELAAGLPDPTRQDVPVIAYAEDLPIIRRYWRTVLGRRPTMTAQVVIPDLRGVLAAVRAGMGVSVLPAYLCREDLAAGRLVALREPEPPPINTGYLAVRSGGLARPAVAAVHRRLLDRLRAAGTY, encoded by the coding sequence ATGCGGTTCTCGCTGGACCTGCTCCGGACGTTCCTCGCCGTGCACCGCACCGGCTCCATCACGGCCGCCGCGCACACCCTCGGCCTGTCCCAGCCCGCGGTCACCGCTCAGATCAAGGCGCTGGAGGCGGCGCTCGACCGTCCGCTGTTCGACCGCCTCCCCCGCGGTGTCGCGCCCACCGCGGCGGCCGACGAGCTCGCCCGGCGCATCGCCGGAGCCGTCGACGCGCTGGAGGCGGTGGCCGCGGAGGAGCTGCCCACCGGGTCCACCGTCCATCTCGGCGGGCCCGCGGAGTTCCTCAGCACGCAGGTGATCCCGATGCTCGCGCCGCTGGTCCGCGAGGGCTTGCGGCTGCGCGTCACCTTCGGCCTCTCCGACGACCTGCTCGCCGCGCTCGCCGAGGGGCGACTGGATCTGGTGATCTCCACGATCCGGCCACGGGTGCGGGGGGTGACCGCCGAACCGGTGTTCGACGAGGAGTTCGTCCTGGTCGCCTCCCCCGAACTGGCCGCCGGACTCCCCGACCCGACGCGGCAGGACGTCCCGGTCATCGCCTACGCCGAAGATCTGCCGATCATCCGCCGCTACTGGCGGACCGTGCTCGGCAGACGCCCCACGATGACGGCACAGGTGGTGATCCCCGACCTGCGCGGCGTCCTGGCCGCCGTCCGCGCCGGGATGGGCGTCTCGGTGCTGCCCGCCTACCTGTGCCGGGAGGATCTCGCCGCGGGCAGGCTCGTCGCCCTGCGCGAACCCGAACCGCCGCCGATCAACACCGGTTACCTCGCCGTCCGCTCCGGCGGTCTGGCCCGGCCCGCCGTGGCCGCGGTCCACCGTCGCCTCCTGGACCGCCTCCGCGCCGCCGGGACGTACTGA
- a CDS encoding maleylpyruvate isomerase N-terminal domain-containing protein has protein sequence MAGDIRQAYLEAADAAVELLREPEVAERWDEPSALDRLSVGGLAAHLATQIVRVSEALEEPGEDPIDLLENYRRSPWVLQDPDHESNANVRKRSEEAADRGPAEVAARAADLLGRQRAALAAEPRDRVVRLPWSGWSLRLDDFLLTRMMELVVHSDDLAVSVGVDTPEPPPSVAGPVVDLLSRLAVQRHGVTAVVRALSRKERAPATISAF, from the coding sequence GTGGCGGGTGACATCCGGCAGGCGTATCTGGAGGCGGCGGACGCAGCGGTCGAGCTGCTGCGCGAACCCGAGGTGGCGGAGCGCTGGGACGAACCGAGCGCCCTGGACCGGCTCAGCGTCGGGGGCCTGGCCGCGCACCTCGCCACCCAGATCGTCCGGGTGAGCGAAGCCCTGGAGGAACCCGGCGAGGACCCCATCGACCTGCTGGAGAACTACCGCAGGTCGCCGTGGGTGCTGCAGGACCCGGACCACGAGAGCAACGCGAACGTCAGGAAGCGCTCCGAGGAGGCCGCGGACCGCGGTCCCGCGGAGGTGGCGGCCCGGGCCGCCGACCTGCTCGGCCGGCAGCGGGCCGCGCTGGCGGCCGAACCCCGCGACCGGGTCGTCCGGCTGCCCTGGTCGGGCTGGTCGCTGCGGCTGGACGACTTCCTGCTGACCCGGATGATGGAGCTCGTGGTCCACTCCGACGACCTGGCCGTCAGCGTGGGGGTGGACACGCCGGAACCGCCGCCCTCGGTGGCCGGGCCCGTCGTCGACCTGCTGTCCCGGCTGGCCGTGCAGCGCCACGGCGTGACGGCGGTCGTCCGCGCCCTGAGCCGGAAGGAGCGGGCGCCCGCCACGATCAGCGCCTTCTGA
- a CDS encoding lytic transglycosylase domain-containing protein, whose protein sequence is MFRPAPRLRTGRRPRGGPPAACLLAAALAACACAPGAPAAAPETTVTSAAAAPATPDADALRRADRPELPDPDAPIPKNAARVAKDLEETTAALYDAVDAWVDGGAKTPPPEPVALLALHHQRIHRALARRPALAERVFDRLPERLARSARDNVTAIRGLLSLARPTDDPDRFRIRPPRPPGELMRHFKRAERRFGVAWEVLAAVMFVETKFGRVRSPSHTGAKGPMQFMPRTWEAYGMGGDIHDTGDAVLAAANYLRASGAPRDYRRALYAYNHSYAYVDAVQAYARQIKRDRRAYYAYYNWQVFILTTKGERRVSGPGIG, encoded by the coding sequence ATGTTCCGTCCGGCTCCGCGTCTCCGTACCGGCCGCCGCCCCCGCGGCGGGCCGCCGGCCGCGTGCCTGCTCGCCGCCGCGCTGGCGGCCTGCGCCTGCGCCCCCGGCGCGCCGGCGGCGGCCCCCGAGACGACCGTCACGTCCGCCGCCGCGGCTCCGGCCACCCCCGATGCCGACGCGCTGCGACGGGCCGACCGGCCCGAACTTCCCGACCCGGACGCTCCGATCCCGAAGAACGCCGCGCGGGTGGCGAAGGATCTGGAGGAGACGACCGCCGCGCTCTACGACGCCGTCGACGCCTGGGTGGACGGCGGCGCGAAGACCCCGCCGCCCGAGCCGGTCGCCCTGCTCGCCCTGCACCACCAGCGCATCCACCGCGCGCTGGCCCGGCGCCCCGCGCTCGCCGAACGCGTCTTCGACCGGCTGCCCGAACGGCTGGCGCGCAGCGCACGGGACAACGTGACCGCCATTCGCGGGCTGCTGTCCCTGGCCCGGCCGACCGACGACCCCGACCGCTTCCGGATCCGTCCCCCGCGCCCGCCCGGTGAGCTGATGCGCCACTTCAAACGGGCCGAGCGCAGGTTCGGCGTGGCCTGGGAGGTCCTCGCCGCGGTCATGTTCGTGGAGACGAAGTTCGGCCGGGTACGCTCGCCCAGCCACACCGGCGCCAAGGGGCCGATGCAGTTCATGCCCCGCACCTGGGAGGCGTACGGCATGGGCGGCGACATCCACGACACCGGCGACGCGGTGCTCGCCGCCGCCAACTACCTGCGCGCCTCGGGCGCGCCGCGCGACTACCGCCGGGCGTTGTACGCCTACAACCACTCCTACGCCTACGTGGACGCGGTACAGGCGTACGCCCGCCAGATCAAACGCGACCGGCGCGCCTACTACGCCTACTACAACTGGCAGGTCTTCATCCTCACCACGAAGGGCGAGCGCCGGGTGAGCGGTCCCGGCATCGGCTGA
- a CDS encoding ABC transporter permease, translated as MSDLLAWPILSARGLRLSLRNVDGLLIALILPVVLMLMFVYLFGGAIQTGTDYVTYVLPGVLVLCAGYGASLTAVAVAEDMKRGIVDRLRSVDVSGRAVLAGHVTASALRNLCSIAAVFAVAFLIGFRSGADLTGWLATAGLLIAYIVAMSALSALVGLMARTPEAAGGFTFFVLFLPYPSSAFVPIETMPSWLRGFAEHQPVTPIIESVRGLLLGTPVGSEPWVALAWCGAIIMISMGLSGVLFARRTR; from the coding sequence GTGTCTGACCTCCTGGCCTGGCCGATCCTGTCCGCCCGCGGGCTACGGCTGTCCCTGCGCAACGTCGACGGGCTGCTGATCGCGCTGATCCTGCCCGTCGTGCTCATGCTGATGTTCGTCTACCTCTTCGGCGGAGCGATCCAGACGGGCACCGACTACGTCACCTACGTCCTGCCGGGGGTCCTCGTCCTGTGCGCCGGATACGGCGCTTCGCTGACGGCGGTGGCGGTGGCGGAGGACATGAAGCGGGGGATCGTCGACCGGCTGCGTTCCGTGGACGTCAGCGGCCGGGCCGTGCTCGCCGGCCACGTCACCGCCAGCGCACTGCGCAATCTGTGCTCGATCGCCGCGGTGTTCGCGGTCGCCTTCCTCATCGGCTTCCGCTCCGGCGCGGACCTGACCGGGTGGCTGGCCACCGCAGGCCTCCTGATCGCGTACATCGTGGCGATGTCCGCGCTGTCGGCCCTCGTCGGGCTGATGGCCAGGACGCCGGAGGCGGCCGGCGGCTTCACCTTCTTCGTCCTGTTCCTGCCCTATCCGAGCAGCGCGTTCGTGCCCATCGAGACGATGCCGAGCTGGCTGCGCGGCTTCGCCGAACACCAGCCGGTCACCCCGATCATCGAGAGCGTACGCGGGCTGCTGCTCGGCACGCCCGTCGGAAGCGAGCCGTGGGTCGCGCTTGCGTGGTGCGGGGCGATCATCATGATCTCGATGGGACTGTCCGGCGTGCTGTTCGCCCGCCGCACCCGGTGA
- a CDS encoding SGNH/GDSL hydrolase family protein translates to MNRGPRRPGRLPGRSAAAGGRWVHTWTSMPQLTEPHNMPPPPFTGENGVFVDATLRQTVRVSVGGGRIRLRFSNVFGGAALPITSASVALPADGKAGASGIEPGTLRPVTFSGRPGTVIPVGAQVVSDPLPFRVAPRSNVTVTVHLAEGQASTAITSHPGSRTTSHIKAGDHVNAEDLPGATAVEHWYFLSGVEVWAGPSTAALAVVGDSLTDGRGSTTDMNDRWPDRLVERLHAHAATSDVAVLNQAAGGNRVLNDGLGPNLLARFDRDVLAHSGVRWLVVFEGINDIGTAEATPQAQQRVAEDLIAAYEQIIVRAHAHDIRVYGATLLPFGGNEGYDDAEGLRESARQTVNRWIRTSGRFDAVIDFDRAVRDPADPRRLRPSFEVGDHLHLNPDGYRALGDAVPIWLFRR, encoded by the coding sequence GTGAACAGGGGACCGCGTCGTCCGGGCAGGCTCCCGGGCCGTTCCGCCGCGGCCGGCGGACGCTGGGTGCACACCTGGACGTCGATGCCGCAGCTCACCGAACCGCACAACATGCCCCCGCCGCCGTTCACCGGCGAGAACGGGGTGTTCGTCGACGCGACCCTGCGCCAGACGGTGCGCGTCTCGGTCGGCGGAGGACGGATCCGGCTGCGCTTCTCCAACGTCTTCGGCGGGGCGGCGCTGCCCATCACCTCCGCTTCGGTGGCGCTGCCCGCGGACGGCAAGGCCGGCGCCAGCGGCATCGAACCGGGCACCCTTCGGCCGGTGACCTTCAGCGGCCGCCCCGGCACGGTCATCCCGGTCGGCGCGCAGGTCGTCTCCGACCCGCTGCCCTTCCGCGTCGCCCCGCGGTCCAACGTGACGGTCACCGTCCACCTCGCCGAGGGGCAGGCGTCCACCGCCATCACCTCCCACCCCGGCTCCCGGACCACCTCCCACATCAAGGCCGGCGACCACGTGAACGCCGAGGACCTGCCGGGGGCGACCGCCGTCGAGCACTGGTACTTCCTCAGCGGCGTCGAGGTGTGGGCCGGACCCTCGACCGCCGCGCTCGCCGTCGTGGGCGACTCGCTCACCGACGGCCGGGGCTCCACCACCGACATGAACGACCGCTGGCCCGACCGGCTGGTGGAACGCCTGCACGCCCACGCCGCCACCTCCGATGTCGCGGTCCTCAACCAGGCGGCCGGCGGTAACCGCGTGCTGAACGACGGGCTGGGCCCCAACCTGCTCGCCCGCTTCGACCGCGACGTGCTGGCGCACAGCGGCGTCAGATGGCTGGTGGTCTTCGAGGGGATCAACGACATCGGCACGGCCGAGGCCACGCCGCAGGCCCAGCAGCGGGTGGCGGAGGACCTGATCGCGGCCTACGAGCAGATCATCGTCCGGGCGCACGCCCACGACATCCGCGTCTACGGCGCGACCCTGCTGCCGTTCGGCGGGAACGAGGGGTACGACGACGCCGAAGGGCTCCGCGAGTCGGCCCGGCAGACGGTCAACCGGTGGATCCGCACGAGCGGGCGGTTCGACGCGGTGATCGACTTCGATCGGGCGGTGCGCGACCCCGCGGACCCGCGCCGCCTGCGGCCGTCCTTCGAGGTCGGCGACCACCTGCATCTGAACCCCGACGGCTATCGGGCGCTGGGCGACGCCGTGCCGATCTGGCTGTTCCGGCGGTAG